The Candidatus Woesearchaeota archaeon genome window below encodes:
- the purQ gene encoding phosphoribosylformylglycinamidine synthase I, which produces MVRIAVVWFAGQNCEEETKRALEAVGLHATIVRWNDPATLSTYDGYVIPGGWSYEDRVRAGVIAAKDPVMDILKQETKKGKPLFGICNGAQIVVESGLIPGTDGTVKLALAPNRNPKIAGYYCTWVRIISEQQQSAASCAIKEHTVLPLPVAHGEGRFVSNDPDLFSSLAKHNQIVFRYCDETGNALDEFPINPNGSTENVAGLCNREGNIVAFMPHPERSTWWKQLPEHEGKSFKETEQLAPASAIFASLKQWITKKK; this is translated from the coding sequence ATGGTACGCATCGCTGTTGTCTGGTTTGCAGGACAGAATTGTGAAGAGGAAACAAAACGAGCTCTTGAAGCGGTTGGTCTTCACGCCACGATTGTACGATGGAATGATCCAGCAACCTTATCGACGTATGATGGGTATGTTATTCCCGGAGGTTGGAGTTATGAGGACAGGGTTCGTGCAGGGGTTATTGCAGCTAAGGATCCTGTCATGGATATCCTCAAGCAAGAGACAAAAAAAGGAAAACCGTTGTTTGGTATTTGTAATGGTGCTCAGATTGTGGTGGAGTCTGGTCTTATTCCTGGGACTGATGGAACCGTGAAGCTTGCCTTGGCTCCTAATCGTAATCCAAAAATCGCTGGATATTACTGTACATGGGTGAGGATAATCTCTGAACAGCAACAGTCAGCAGCAAGTTGTGCGATAAAGGAACATACTGTCCTTCCCCTTCCGGTTGCGCATGGTGAGGGAAGGTTTGTCTCCAATGATCCTGATTTGTTTTCCTCTCTTGCCAAGCATAATCAGATTGTCTTTAGGTATTGTGATGAGACGGGGAATGCTCTTGATGAGTTTCCGATTAACCCGAATGGTTCCACAGAGAACGTTGCAGGGCTTTGCAATCGAGAAGGAAATATCGTTGCCTTCATGCCCCATCCAGAACGATCTACGTGGTGGAAACAACTGCCAGAACATGAGGGTAAGTCCTTCAAAGAAACAGAACAACTTGCACCCGCAAGTGCTATTTTTGCATCACTCAAGCAATGGATTACCAAAAAAAAGTAG
- a CDS encoding S8 family serine peptidase — protein MLLITPKEVSGLDKSRKEIHADIINEAGIRGKDFAVCIIDDGIDYTHPNLGGCNFTTNINDGSCGRVIGGYDFGDNDNNPIPSELLHHGTHVAGIVSSDDDKYLGIAPESKIIAIKVEKDNGSAGFDTKEAYFDFGFTNIEKGLQWCINNATKYRIAVISMSVGLPNATSGLNENCTDYYHLQDEINNAVSNGISVIVASGNGEFIDGLYYPSCLPNVTSVGSYSSWKRISEFSNRGENLDLVAPGEKIRSTKEGGGFSNIFNDIGFGFWTSGTSFSAPHVTGAVLLMKQFDPALKPYEIEDIFKKTGDDIFDPKTFLRYKGINLQKAFQLDWPTYQHDNRRTGFTLLKGDMQNSKDVEQLDFLFLVGGNEDLFSRSVVSDMDNDGDLETVFFSVYGTPEHPEGWLFVIETDKEGKILRENKIGELFVGDAANGPPVVANTDGDAEKEIVVGLANGTVSL, from the coding sequence ATGCTACTAATAACCCCAAAGGAGGTAAGTGGATTAGATAAGAGTAGAAAAGAAATTCATGCTGATATAATCAACGAAGCAGGCATTAGGGGAAAAGATTTTGCCGTTTGTATTATAGATGACGGAATTGACTATACTCACCCAAATCTGGGAGGATGCAACTTTACGACTAATATTAATGATGGAAGTTGTGGTCGGGTCATAGGTGGCTATGATTTTGGTGATAATGACAATAATCCAATCCCCTCAGAACTTTTACATCATGGGACCCATGTTGCTGGTATCGTTTCATCTGATGATGACAAATACCTGGGCATAGCACCCGAGTCAAAGATAATAGCTATTAAGGTTGAAAAAGACAATGGGAGTGCTGGTTTTGACACCAAGGAAGCATACTTTGATTTTGGATTTACCAATATTGAAAAAGGTCTTCAATGGTGCATAAATAATGCAACAAAGTACCGTATTGCTGTGATCAGTATGAGTGTTGGTCTTCCAAATGCCACTTCTGGTTTAAATGAAAATTGTACAGATTATTATCATCTTCAAGATGAGATAAATAATGCAGTCTCAAATGGAATCAGCGTTATAGTTGCTTCTGGGAATGGAGAATTTATTGATGGTCTTTATTATCCAAGCTGTCTTCCAAACGTAACTTCTGTTGGTTCCTATTCAAGTTGGAAGAGAATATCAGAATTCTCAAATCGAGGAGAAAATCTCGACCTGGTAGCTCCTGGAGAAAAAATAAGATCAACAAAGGAAGGAGGAGGTTTTTCAAATATCTTTAATGATATTGGTTTTGGCTTTTGGACATCTGGTACTTCCTTTTCAGCACCACATGTTACAGGAGCTGTTCTCTTAATGAAACAATTTGATCCGGCTTTGAAGCCTTACGAGATAGAAGACATTTTCAAAAAAACAGGTGATGATATCTTTGATCCAAAGACATTTCTTAGGTACAAGGGAATTAATCTACAAAAAGCATTCCAGCTTGACTGGCCCACCTACCAGCACGATAATAGAAGAACGGGTTTTACTTTACTCAAAGGTGATATGCAAAACTCGAAAGATGTTGAGCAGTTGGATTTTCTATTCCTGGTTGGCGGGAATGAGGATCTGTTTTCTCGTTCTGTTGTATCTGATATGGATAATGATGGTGATCTTGAGACGGTTTTCTTTAGTGTGTATGGCACGCCTGAGCATCCTGAGGGATGGTTATTTGTGATTGAGACAGACAAAGAAGGAAAGATACTACGAGAGAACAAGATCGGAGAATTATTTGTTGGTGATGCAGCCAATGGTCCTCCAGTTGTTGCTAATACTGATGGTGATGCAGAAAAAGAAATAGTTGTTGGCCTAGCGAATGGTACGGTGTCTCTTAT